Part of the Candidatus Lokiarchaeota archaeon genome is shown below.
AGTCTTAGGTTCCTTTGGCTATTCTCAGCATATGCGAGTATTTTCATGGTGGTTATCTTGGCGGCGGCACTTCGTTCGGTTAGAGAATCTGACTAGTGCAATACACTCGGAAAGGCCAAACCTAAATGGGGCTTTGGAAGATAGTAAGGGGGGTTCGCTAGGAAGCATTTCCCCCAAAGAATAAACCATAAGAGTTAACTTACGTTAATACTATTATTCTATATGAAACAGTAACAAGCCAGGAGGAATTACATTGTTTGATTGTTGTAATATGACATTCAGTGATATGAAGGATAAGAATGTTCTAGACTCAGAAGGGAAGGAGATTGGTAGAGTAATAGATTTCGTTTTCCATTATGAAGACGATAAGATGGAACTTGAATCCATGATTCTTGGAGGAAGTAGATTTCAAGAGTTCCTTGAAACCATTGGGATCAAACCTGACTCAGACCCAGTTATCGATGTCGATTCAATTGAAGAAGTAAATGAAGAAATGCATCTTTCAGTTACTCGTGAGGAACTACAAACCACCCTTGATGCTGATGTACTTCAAGAGGATGACATGACATTTTCAGACCTATCGAAAATACCTGTCGTTGACTCAGGCGGGAAAAAAATCGGAAATGTCATCGATGTCTGGTTTGACAGCAAGGGGATGATATGGCTTGTTCTTGGTGGCGGATTCCTTGAGGAGACCCTAGAAGATTTGGGACTACAACCTGATATCGACTTCATAGCGTCAGAAGGACATATAATCAGCATTTCCAAAGAGAGAATCCGATTGAAGATGAACAAATTCGAGCTCGAATCCACAGCTGAAGAAAAAATGGGTAAGAAGAGTAAATACCTTAAGCTAATTGGTGAGCCTGCGGAAGAACGCTAGCTACCTAGTTGGCTCTCTTCCAATTTTGCAACCCTTTCAATCGGTTTTCCGTATTCACGGCGGCCAAGCAAATGGCCGCTTCTCTATCATCAGTTTTGACACTACCTGAATTATGGTTGTTGAATCTTACTCACTCCCAGCTAGCTCCAAGACCTTGTCAACGTCCCTGGTTTCTTCATGGCGCCCTAGCATATGACCACTTTTCTGCTTCTTCGTTTCAAGGTAAATTTTATTGTACTCATCTGGCTCAATTATCAAGGGTACGCGTTCGGTAATCTCAACGTCATAAGACATCAACTGCTTCACTTTTTCAGGGTTGTTGGTCAAGAGGCGAATGGATTTCACATGTAGAGTCTCAAGAATATAGGCGGCAACACCATAATCTCGTTCATCCGCACCATGTCCTAGCAATAGATTTGCATCAATAGTGTCAAACCCCTTATCTTGCAGAGCATATGCTTTAAGCTTCTCAGTCAACCCAATATTGCGCCCTTCTTGACGAAGGTATAGCAATACGCCTTGGCCTTCCTCTTCAATCCTTCTCAGAGATTCATGAAGCTGTGCTCTACAATCGCATCGTTTGCTTCCAAGAACATCACCGGTCAAGCACTCTGAATGAAGGCGGACCAAAACATCCTCCTTGTCAACAATATCTCCCTTAATTACAGCGGTATGCTCCTTGCCATCACAGGGGCTGACCAAGCCACATACTTGGTACTTGCCAAATCCGCTTGGGAGATCTGCAATCGCAACTAGCTCAACACAACACTCATCATCAGGATCGCAAGGATTGCGTTCACTTTCTTCAAGTAGATTCTCAATTTGGGCTCTGGACAAGTTCAATCAGGACATGCTCCCTAATGGAAATCATTTCAAAACTTAGCTTAGATATACTTTCCTCTCCCCACCATTCAGTATCTACCTGGTTCAGATTCTTTGAAGAGAACGTTCACAACGTCATTTCTAAATACCGCCCTACTGATATCCAATTATCACTAAGCTACCCTAGGAGCTAAATCCATGGATGACGAAATAGCAAATAGCCTTTCCATTGCACAAGCATGGATAAAGAAGAACACGAATCGAAACCCCTTTACTAAACTGAAGAAGCATATCATCGAAACAGGAGCATGTACTGAGTGTGGTGCATGTGTTTCCAACTGTCCAGTTGATGCACTAACTGGAATGCACAAAAAGGGGAAGTACATACCAGAACTGACAGGGAAATGCATCGCTTGCGGCATATGCTACGATGTTTGCCCTAAGACCGCATCTTCACAGAATGACTTGCTGGGGGATATTAGAAGCGTTTGGAAAGTCAAAGCTACAGAAGAGTATCCACGAAGGCAAAATGGGGGTGCGGTTACAGCTGTACTCTCGTATATGTTGGAGCACGAAGCAGTTGATGGTGCTGTAATCGCATGCCAAGATCCTGACAAACCATGGTATCCCAAACCCAAAATCGCAACCAAGAAGCCAGAAATCACAGATTGTGCAGGTACAGTCTACACTCACAGTCCCATTGTTGAAGGCGTAATGGAAGGTTTTCGAAGTGGTCTGTCAGCATTAGCAGTGGTTGGTACATCCTGCAATCTCGATGCTATTGCTAATATGGAGAATAATCCGGCGGGCGTTCTGAATATTGATTTGAAACACAGCCTTTTCAAAATAGGGCTCTTCTGTATGGAATCATTCAACTATTCCAAATTGAAAGATTTTCTTGAGGAAGACGGGGTTTCTATTGAAGATGTTGAGAAATTTTCCATCGAAAAAGGAAAGCTGATAGTCACTACCTCAGAAGAGACAAAGAAATGGCCCATAAGCAAGCTCTCTCCCAGTGCAGCAAGCTCGTGTCCATACTGCAGAGATTTAACAGCCAAGAACGGTGACATCTCTTGCGGTAACATTGGAACAAATTCTGACTGGACAACAGTTCTTGTAAGAACAATACAAGGTGAACATATGCTTCAAGCAGCTATTGAAGCTGAGTACATCCAAGCAGAAGAACTATCAAGCAAGGGACTCCGCATTCTTGAACGAATAGCTCGGATGAAATTCAATCGCCTTTATGACCTTGAAAGCACTCATTAACTCTATTCTCCTCCACTGATTTGAGGAGCAGCAATGAACAAACATGTTCTGTTGACTGGAAAACCCGGAATAGGAAAAACAACCGCTATAAAGAAAGCAATCAAACACATAGGCTCTCAGAAGGTTGGTGGTTTCTGGTCCTCCGAAATACGAAAAAAGGGACGACGACAGGGTTTTGCCATTCATACTGTAGACAATGAGGAAGGCATTCTTGCCCACGTTGATAGAAAGGAGGGGCCACGAGTTAGCAAATACAGAGTCAATATTTCAGATATCAATGAGGTAGCCGTTCCTGCTATGCAAAGAGCTAGAGAACGTGGAAAAATCATCATTATTGATGAGATAGCGAAAATGGAGTTATACTCGGAGGCTTTCAAGCAGGAAGTCATGAGATGTTTGGATCAGGGCAGGGTCTTGGGCACAATCCAGCAAAAGAGGTCATCGTTTCTAAATAGCATCCGAAATCGGCCTGACGTCCGAGAGGTGGAAATCACTACTGCTAATAGAGACGAACTACCACTCCAGATAGCCAAATGGTTTCAGTACTAGGCATTCTATTTTGTTCTGAAGTAAATTAGCACTATGATTAGCATGGACAGGATTCCAAGTCCTAGTATAGAACCCCATATCACAGGAGATAGGCCTTCTTCACGTAGTGCTTCTATCTCAACGCTGCGCCACTCAGTTGTTCCTTCATTGTTCACACTTGAATTGTCTATGGCCACGATTCTATACCAGACAGTATGTCCAACCTTGAACTCCCCAAGATGAGCCCAATACAGATTATCTCCTTGCATCTCCATACTATCATTCTGGGGATCTTCTCGATCCAGACCAAATTCGATACGGACGGATGAGATGTTGTTCAGGTCCCAGACATATGCTTGGATGCTCAAGTTTGTAGCTGTAGGGCTACTGTAGGCGAAGAGCGTACGTACTTGTGCAATTGATGGATCGTGTGCGTCAGGAGTCACAGTAACCAGTATGATTTCAAAAGATGTCTGATTGAAGTAGTCGGTCAACGTTAGATTGTAGACATAATGTCCAACATCCAGACCATCTACATTCAAGCTGAAGTTCTGGCCAACCCAGGTTCCATTATCAAGAATTGTATCGTTGCGTGTCAGATTGAAGGAGCGAGGGTTGCTTTCGTCGATAGTCCAATTGATGCCATACCCAGAGTATCCTTCCTCGTATTCCACATCATCAGTTGCATTAATTACCGGTGCCCGTAAGTCCTTGTAAACGGATACATTTACGACATCACTGGAATTCTGACCGTAGACATCGTAAAGCGTCAAGTTGTAGGTGTAGTTACCCAGATGCAGATTGCTCACGGCAAAGGAGAGCTCATCACCTTCTGGTTCGTCAATGCGCCATGGCTGGCTCGTGAGATTCGCAGGCGGGCCAAATACTTTTGATAGATTGCCATAGGTCATGTTGATATCGATAATATGCACGGTCAAAGTGTAGTTTTCTGGGTTGCTATCATACACATCCCATGTAATCTTGTGGCCTGGTGAGCCAAATTCGTATGAGATGTCATCAGGTGAAGATATCACGGGATTGGTCAAATCAGGATTCACTGTGAAATTGAAGGAGCTGGTTGAATTCTGTCCTAGTGTGTCATTGACAAAGAGCGTGTAGTAATACCAATGCGTTGCATTGAGTCCATCAACAGAAACAGAAATGTTTCCTTCTTCCCATGACCCGCTTTCGATGGTCGTGAAATTGTCTGAAGCCCAATTAGATTGACGAGTTATATTGTAGAAATCGGGATTGGTCTCATTCACTTCCCAGGTTATCCTGTGACCCCAGCTTCCCTGCTCATATTGATCACCAAAGTTGCTTGAGACAGCTACCTGAGGAGGAGTTTCATCAGCTATGACTTCGACATTAACAGAGTCTGATGCACTCTCGTTATCCATGTTGAAGACTGTGCATTCAAACACGAATGTAACTGGAAGCGTGTGCGTCAGGTTTTCTTCGTAAATGTAATCCAGACTTATGGTGATATTAGAACCGTCCCAAGTTCCTTCTTCGTGCACGTCTCCATCACGAGTAACCGAGTAGTTCTTTGGCTCAGAATCAGTTACGTTCCAAGTAATTGTTTCTCCCATGCTACCATTTTCAAAAGAGAAATCTGCTGGACCACTAACAGTTGGTGCAGCGAGTAGAAAAGTATCATCACGGCTGTCGGTTCCTACTGTAAGCGTATTGGCAACTGAAGGAACCACTAAAATCGATAACAGCAACAACACAGCACCGTGTTTGCCAAAGAATTTTGCTGGAGACATCTACACTACTTCCTGTGGACCCTTTTGTACAGCTTCGCGTTACGAGTCGGTAAATATAGTCTTCGGTGGCACATCCTCAAAGACTATCGCTTCTGCCTTCTAGCAGAATAGTGAGCATCATGAATCTTGTCCATCAGACTAACTCTCATAAGCAATCGTAGTCATATCAGCACTAACAGCTTCAGTGAATAACTCCAGTGGTGAGACTCGCTAATGCCTAAGGCAATGTATACAATTTGGTGGCATGATACACTAGGACCAATGGTAGGAAGAAGCTATCCTGAAGATACCCGTCTTACCAGTGAAGAAGCGGTCACGATATTCATGTCACATGGAAGTGACATGCAGGCAGATATAGGTTATACCAAAATCCCGAAGGGGCTAATCATATCATACATGGAACAACCGAACTGCATTGCGGTCCTGCTTGACAAAGATGATGAAGCTTCTATTGTTGAAAGGAATTTGCAGCGTGTTGTGGATGAAATTGATTTCAATTCCGAATCGTGGGAAGACGAAATCAAACATGCCTTCGAGCGTCTTGAAGAGCTCATCCAAGAGTCAACAGGTAATGAGCTCCTCTCTAAACCTGAGGTGCGACAGCTGATTGTAGATATGGGTAGAAACAGGGTAGGACCGATAAAACCCAAACAGTCGCTGAAAGTCGTCACACACTATCCAGTTGCCAAGGACTACTTGGGAACTGGCCATGAAGAAGTTGCAAGAACATTACAAGATCTCGAGGAAGAAGGGCTCATAGTTGGCAAGACGTTTGGTAGAACCATCCAGTGCCAGCAGTGTGGAAGCAACCAGATTGAACTCGTGTTAAGATGCCCAGACTGTGGCTCAACAAGTCTACATAAAGTGTATACAGTGTTTTGCCCGAAGTGTAGTAATCGCTTTCACACGGTAGTTGATGATGAAATCTCAGAAGTGCAGTGTCAGAAATGTAAAGAAGCCATTCCTGTCGGCGAGCTACAAGTCCTCGAAGTCGAGCCGCTCTGCAATGAATGCGGGAAAGTTACGAACGAACCAAAAATCGACTTCGCGTGTTCTAAATGTGGCAGAAGCTTCGAAATCATTGATTTCCTCGGAGGCACAGCTGTAGCCTATCATCTTTCTGAACATCTCAAGAACCGAACCAACGAAATCAAAAACAAGTAAACCTTAACATGTATCTATGATAGTTCGATTTTGAGAGATATGGCTATCGGAATCATCGGCGGATCCGGATTTTACGAATGGTTTGGAGAATCTGCAGAAATCAGAAAAACACCATTTGGGTCTAGTTCACCAATAACGACAAGCAAGGAAGAAGGTTCAAGAATCTACTTTCTTGCACGCCACGGTCCGCAGCACAGTCTTCCTCCTCATCTCGTAAATTACCGGGCAAATGTCTATGCCTTGCGAGAACTAGGCGTTACTCATATAGTAGCAACAAACGCAGTAGGCAGCTGCATAAAGAAAATCGAACCAGGGGATTTCTTAATTCCAGATCAACTCATAGACCTCGTAACGGGAAGACAATCTACTTTCTTCACAGGCGAACATCAGAACAATCTACCAGAGAAATTGCAAGAAGTCAAGCACACGGACGTTAGCTATCCGTACAAGGGCGTTGTAAGAGAGACTCTGCTTGAAGTTCTAACCAACAGCGATTTCAAATTCCATTCTAGCGGAACATATGTGACAACCCAAGGACCTCGGTTTGAAACAGCAGCCGAAATTCAGATGATAAAGAAACTTGGGGGAAGTGTTGTTGGGATGACCAGCGCACCTGAAGCGTTTCTAGCCCGTGAACTGGACATCGACTATGCAACAACTTGTTTAGTCACTAACTATGGAGCAGGTATGCAAAAGAAAATATCACACGCCGAAGTCATTGATATCTTCGAATCGCGCATGGAAGATTTGAAACAGATCATCAGAGAATTCTTGGATCGCATCCTTTGTAAGCTCTAGTTGTTCAGTTCCCCTTCCACTAGTTCTCGAGCCGCAGAGATTATCTTCTGAGCTCCTTTTTCATTAAGACCCGCGACCTTTTCGGCCAACCGGTCAGCCCGTTCTCCGGCCAATTGGGCAGCCGATTCATATCCTTCTTTCTTCAATCGTTGTTCTAGTTTCTCCCCGACACCATGAACTCTTCGTAGTGGTAGAATCTTGGCTACTTCGCCGCCCAACATATCCTCCAAGTCAGCGTTTGATACTTCGGATGCTGCATCTATAATATCAAGCTGCTGACGAATGGATTCGAAGTCTTTGTCATCAAGGTAGTTATCGACAGCTTCCTCAACTCTTTCCTCGTCAAATCCGAGTTCGAGGTCTTCCATCTCAATTTCCCTTGAAACAACATCTGGCACTCTACCCATGAAATAAAGCGATATGAATGCGAGAAGAATTGAAGTTTGTTCAGCTATGCGAATCGTTGCTTGAGAAGTGGCAAATTGTATCGGACCGATTTCCAGAAACCAGAAGAGAACAGCATAGCCGAGGAATAATGTCCATACCGCCGCTAAACGTCGAGCCTTGCTTTTGGGGGAGCCTAACTCTCCCCATATCAGTAGGAGTGCACTTCCCATCAATAGGCCCTCCACAACCCGCTCGAAAACCAATAGCGGTAAAGCGAATATATAGAAGCTTTCTGCAACTCCAGCTATGTTGTAACCGTAAAAAGCAGGGCCAAATATGGTAAGAAGTCCCATCCCCAAAATTCCTGCTCTAAGCGCCTCTTTTCGGTCAAGTAGATCAGCAATCAATCCACCCATGAGGACTCCTGCTGCCAAGATGAGAAAATCTAGACCTTCAAGCCCTGACAGAAAGACGAGTGAGGAATCTTGAGCAAGTTCTTCTAACGCCGCTGCAAGGGTAGCTTTCGTTGCAGAATACCAAAGAAAATGGGCGGCCATAACAAATACAAGTGGAAAGAAGTATCGGCTTGCTCTTCCCCTAACTGCAAGAGCCACCTGATCGAATTTCCAGGGTTTCATCGCCAGGGAGAAGACTACTGATATCAGACACAGAATCTCTGCAACTGGGAATGAAACAGAATTAGGTGCATATGGGGACAGACCAAAAAGAACAAAGATACTATACAGAACGAAAGCCAGCGAAACAAAGATACCACCAATTCGGCCTCTGAATCTTGCTACTACAGTACGGTTGAGAAGAACAGCCCAACTCCCCATCATCAGAACAAGACCAGAAAAGGTCAGCACTACAATTGCATATTCTATTAGCGGCGTATACACGTTTGGGAAACCAAGAAACCAACCAAAGAGCGAGACAAATAGGGGGGCCAATCCACCAATAAGAATAATCACATCCAAACGCCGTATCCTGTCCAATATGGTAGCCATTAGGAAAAGTGATAGCAATGTGGAAAGCAAGCCAGGTAGCAACAATTCAGTACTAGGAACAGACATCCAAGCAGAAGACACCAACACGTAGATGGAACTGAACTGAAGTAAAATGTAGGATAAGGAAGGTGCACAGAGAAGGTAGAAAGCGGCTTTCTTCCATGGGAATTCGCGGTATTCCAGCAACGCACTCACTCAAAACCAGAATTAAAATTGGATTCTAATAAGGGCATCTCATTCGAGCAATGTTTCCTCAAATAGCCAAGTATACACACAGCAGAATAACTTTAATGGTAATCCGATTTTGGTCCTCGTGGGTATTTAGTTTGCAAAGAAATCTAGGTGCACAGGAATTCATGGTGATTGCTCCTGGAGGTGCGCCTATATTCCATTACTCGAGCAGAAATACAAAGCGACTTGATGAACTCCTATCTGGATTCCTTTCTGCTATAACCTCGTTTGCTAATGAATTCGGAGAGCAATCTGTCCAAAGCCTTTCTTTCGAAGGGTCTGAGCTCCTGTACGAACACGGTGACAACAACGTAATCTTCGTTCTTCTAATTGATGCTGATGCTTCTGAGACTGTTCTAAGGGCCGTTCTCAAAGAGCTGAGTAAGAGATTCCAAGAGAAGTTCTCATCTGAAATCGAAATGGAGATTCCTATCGCGGATACCTATGCAGGATTTGATGCAAAGGTAAAGGAGGTCATAGAGAAGTATCGATCCGTTCTCAAAACTGCGTCTCAACTCAATGGATTCGTCGTGCCAAAATTGAAGAAAAAAGATGATGAGTTTTCTCTGGACCCAGAAGTGCTCGACGAGCTACATCGGGACTATGGAAATCATGGCGTTAGGATTTTGGAATCAATTGATGGAAATACATGCATTCACGAAATCAGAGAGCAAACAGGTCTAGAAGAAGGCGATGTCTTAGAAATAATAGAATACTTGATTATTGCAGGGGTTATAGAAATCAGAATACTTTGTCCCTCTCTTTTGAAAGCCGATAGTCGCTTCGATACATACCTGGATCTCATCGGATTACCGCAGAAGGACTACCAAGTTCTTCAACGTGCTAAGAGTTTCTGTGATGGAAAGCATCCACTCACCGATATCGCCACTAGAATCAATGTAACGCCAGAACGTCTGTTTGAGGTCCTCTCAAAGATGGGAGATACAGAAGTTGAGTGGTTGAAGAAAAAGCCAAATGATGTCCCAACCACGAAGTATTAAGAGATTCAGAGCACCAGAAAACCTAGATAGACAGATCCCATAAGTTCTGAATCAAGCAAATTGAATGTTCTTGAAGCTCGAAAGGTGAAAGAAAGTGCCCCTTGAAATAATAGTTCTACGAGATAGCGGTATTCCGCTGTTTCACTATGGGGCGGCAGGGTCAAAGCGACTTGATGAGTTAGTTGCAGCATTCTTATCGCTCGTTGGCCATGTAATCGAGAAGTTTAGTGAAGAAGGAATAAGGGAAATTACATTCCAAGAAAGCAAATTCGTGTGGAACAAGAAAGGGGATCTGTACTTCATTGCATTTGTATCAGCCCATGACAACAGTCAGGTCTATGATGTGATTCTGAATCAATTGGCTGAAAGATTCGTTAGTAGATACTACGGGGAACTGTTGGAGAAGAACGATGATTCCTCTAGCTATGAAGCCTTTGCAGAGACTATAGAAAGCATACTGCACAGATTTGACGGCGTTCCAGGAATGGCCAGAAGATACAAGACCTGCCTTCTGCCGCTTGCAGAAATGACATTGATAAGGAGGTCTCTTCAGGACATCGAAGAGATAGAAGGTGTTGACAGAGCCGGCTATCTCACTCAAGATGGTTTCGTCATTGCCTCCAATCTGCGCACCTATGAGCTGGAGGCGGGCCTTGACCTGATATCCAGCAAGGGCATTTCGTTATCAAAAGGGGCACAAGAAGAAATCATCAAACATCCGTCTCTTGATAGATCCAATTCGCTGTTGTTCCATAGAACTCCCAATGGAATGATTCTAGTATTGATTGTTGATAGCAAGAAAAACCCGAATCAATTTTACGAGGACCTGAAAGAGGAAGATAAGAGCATATCTGATATCGATTTGAAAACAGGAACAAAAATCAAGCCAGAAACCGAAAGGGAACCACTTGAGTTTGAGGAGCAGAAAATGCTCATTCCGCTCATTCCGCTAGATGACATAGAACAACTCGAACAACCATTGATAGCGGAAATTCCTCGAAGCATAAGAGAATCCGTCCTTGATGTTTTGCGACTGGCAGATAATGATTATACGATTGCTGAAATCAGA
Proteins encoded:
- the ribA gene encoding GTP cyclohydrolase II gives rise to the protein MENLLEESERNPCDPDDECCVELVAIADLPSGFGKYQVCGLVSPCDGKEHTAVIKGDIVDKEDVLVRLHSECLTGDVLGSKRCDCRAQLHESLRRIEEEGQGVLLYLRQEGRNIGLTEKLKAYALQDKGFDTIDANLLLGHGADERDYGVAAYILETLHVKSIRLLTNNPEKVKQLMSYDVEITERVPLIIEPDEYNKIYLETKKQKSGHMLGRHEETRDVDKVLELAGSE
- a CDS encoding 4Fe-4S dicluster domain-containing protein yields the protein MDDEIANSLSIAQAWIKKNTNRNPFTKLKKHIIETGACTECGACVSNCPVDALTGMHKKGKYIPELTGKCIACGICYDVCPKTASSQNDLLGDIRSVWKVKATEEYPRRQNGGAVTAVLSYMLEHEAVDGAVIACQDPDKPWYPKPKIATKKPEITDCAGTVYTHSPIVEGVMEGFRSGLSALAVVGTSCNLDAIANMENNPAGVLNIDLKHSLFKIGLFCMESFNYSKLKDFLEEDGVSIEDVEKFSIEKGKLIVTTSEETKKWPISKLSPSAASSCPYCRDLTAKNGDISCGNIGTNSDWTTVLVRTIQGEHMLQAAIEAEYIQAEELSSKGLRILERIARMKFNRLYDLESTH
- a CDS encoding NTPase — translated: MNKHVLLTGKPGIGKTTAIKKAIKHIGSQKVGGFWSSEIRKKGRRQGFAIHTVDNEEGILAHVDRKEGPRVSKYRVNISDINEVAVPAMQRARERGKIIIIDEIAKMELYSEAFKQEVMRCLDQGRVLGTIQQKRSSFLNSIRNRPDVREVEITTANRDELPLQIAKWFQY
- a CDS encoding S-methyl-5'-thioinosine phosphorylase, giving the protein MRDMAIGIIGGSGFYEWFGESAEIRKTPFGSSSPITTSKEEGSRIYFLARHGPQHSLPPHLVNYRANVYALRELGVTHIVATNAVGSCIKKIEPGDFLIPDQLIDLVTGRQSTFFTGEHQNNLPEKLQEVKHTDVSYPYKGVVRETLLEVLTNSDFKFHSSGTYVTTQGPRFETAAEIQMIKKLGGSVVGMTSAPEAFLARELDIDYATTCLVTNYGAGMQKKISHAEVIDIFESRMEDLKQIIREFLDRILCKL